A single genomic interval of Selenobaculum gibii harbors:
- the rsgA gene encoding ribosome small subunit-dependent GTPase A: MKDGIIIKKYNSYYYVQGETSVIECKLRGRFKKNRYSLCVGDKVQYTLLGDETGIIENIFPRQSVLLRPLIANVQQVIITFAAKNPDFNSSLLDRFLVLAEYSELDIIICLTKIDLLNRAEIETLVQEYQKIGYTVIKVSNVSHEGVEKLTSLLNNKISVFAGPSGAGKSTLLNRINPKLNLKTGMVSDKIGRGKHTTRFSELLSLPEHGFVVDTPGFSLTEFNDLDERAISECFPEFNKVEGSCKFNSCLHLHEPQCKIKNAVDHAAISENRYQSYVEIMDEIKKTKRGF, translated from the coding sequence ATGAAGGACGGAATTATAATAAAAAAATATAATAGTTATTATTACGTCCAAGGGGAAACCTCTGTAATTGAGTGTAAATTAAGAGGGCGTTTTAAAAAAAATAGGTATTCATTGTGTGTAGGGGATAAAGTTCAATACACCTTACTTGGAGATGAAACAGGAATAATAGAAAATATTTTTCCCCGCCAATCAGTACTTTTACGTCCCTTGATTGCAAATGTTCAACAAGTGATTATCACTTTTGCAGCTAAAAATCCGGATTTTAATTCTAGTTTATTAGATCGATTTTTGGTTTTAGCCGAATATTCCGAACTGGATATCATTATATGTCTAACGAAAATTGATTTATTAAATCGTGCTGAAATAGAAACTTTAGTACAAGAATATCAGAAAATAGGCTATACGGTGATAAAGGTTTCGAATGTTAGTCATGAGGGAGTAGAAAAATTAACGAGTCTTTTAAATAATAAAATTTCCGTGTTTGCTGGTCCATCAGGAGCGGGGAAGTCAACGCTATTAAATCGAATCAATCCTAAGTTAAATTTAAAAACAGGAATGGTAAGTGATAAAATTGGTCGTGGAAAACATACAACACGGTTTTCTGAATTATTATCATTGCCTGAGCATGGATTTGTTGTTGACACGCCAGGTTTTAGTCTTACCGAATTTAATGATTTAGATGAACGGGCAATTTCTGAATGCTTTCCTGAATTTAATAAAGTTGAAGGTTCGTGTAAGTTCAATAGCTGTTTACATCTTCACGAACCTCAATGCAAAATAAAAAATGCTGTTGATCATGCTGCAATATCAGAAAATCGTTACCAATCTTACGTAGAAATAATGGACGAAATAAAAAAAACGAAACGAGGATTTTAA
- the pknB gene encoding Stk1 family PASTA domain-containing Ser/Thr kinase, giving the protein MIGRILDDRYAILDRVGGGGMAEVYRAHDQLLDRFVAIKILRAHFIDDDEFINRFKKEAQAAAKLSHPNIVNIYDVGRFEDVHYIVMEFVSGETLKGKLQREGALSVKASLNISLQIAEALEHAHSNNLVHCDIKPHNILVTDSGRVKVADFGIARAVTSSTMTYSGNVIGSVHYLSPEQARGESVNDKSDIYSLGVLMYELLTGKVPFQGETPVSVALKQIQENPESIKEFNKEIPDLLEAIVLKAMEKRVSDRYVNISAMISDLNIAKNLIKSEKDSYENVSDLYATQILPKTEYKGRKENKSTKFQSIILKNKLPIALFLLLVVSFFIGTFLVYGKFWSANEVAVPNVVGKQLIAAKHMLEDKNLRVTVEETHDDKVPAGQVVSQFPEAGAIVKEQRAITIYISKGGEVALAPDLRGLSKREAEIQLKNMGLQLGRVDEVFSDQKVNTVVEQNPRQGTQVMKGYSVDIVISKGEEEKKVTVPDFHGMSISEAETKLKALNLQKGKITTIENYNVSPDSVVEQSIVAETSIAEGSTIDFVVARGGKNNKSEQQVTFVVPQEPNGAKSIQFVVTDKSGRKVVYENTHYANEKINKTINASSPYRVQIYVNGNLVKEENY; this is encoded by the coding sequence ATGATAGGACGTATATTAGATGATCGATATGCTATTTTAGATCGTGTGGGTGGCGGCGGAATGGCTGAAGTATATCGCGCGCATGATCAATTATTAGATCGGTTTGTTGCCATAAAAATTCTTCGCGCTCATTTTATTGATGATGATGAATTTATTAATAGGTTTAAAAAAGAAGCACAAGCTGCAGCAAAATTATCTCATCCCAATATTGTAAATATCTATGATGTTGGAAGATTTGAAGATGTCCATTATATTGTCATGGAATTCGTATCAGGGGAAACATTAAAAGGAAAATTACAACGTGAAGGTGCTTTATCTGTAAAAGCATCATTAAATATTTCACTTCAAATAGCAGAAGCACTTGAACATGCACATAGCAATAATTTGGTGCATTGTGATATAAAACCACATAATATTTTAGTTACTGATTCCGGCAGAGTTAAAGTTGCAGACTTTGGAATAGCTCGTGCAGTAACCTCTTCGACGATGACCTATTCAGGAAACGTCATTGGCTCTGTTCATTATCTTTCTCCCGAGCAGGCACGAGGTGAAAGCGTAAATGACAAGTCGGATATTTATTCTCTCGGTGTACTTATGTATGAATTATTAACAGGAAAAGTTCCTTTCCAAGGTGAAACACCTGTTAGCGTTGCGTTAAAACAAATTCAAGAGAATCCTGAATCAATAAAAGAATTTAACAAAGAGATTCCTGATTTGCTTGAGGCGATTGTTTTAAAAGCAATGGAAAAAAGAGTTTCCGATCGGTATGTTAATATTAGTGCAATGATTTCTGATTTAAACATCGCAAAAAATTTAATAAAGTCTGAGAAAGACAGCTATGAGAATGTTTCTGACTTATATGCTACACAAATTTTGCCCAAAACAGAGTATAAGGGTAGGAAAGAAAATAAATCAACTAAATTTCAATCAATAATTTTAAAAAATAAATTGCCTATAGCTTTATTTCTTCTCTTAGTTGTTAGCTTTTTTATCGGAACATTTTTGGTTTATGGAAAGTTTTGGAGCGCAAATGAGGTGGCAGTGCCTAATGTTGTTGGTAAGCAATTAATCGCGGCAAAACACATGTTAGAAGATAAAAATTTGCGTGTGACTGTTGAAGAAACTCATGACGATAAAGTTCCAGCGGGACAAGTTGTTTCTCAATTTCCGGAAGCTGGAGCAATAGTAAAAGAGCAGCGAGCGATTACGATTTATATAAGTAAAGGCGGAGAGGTTGCATTAGCCCCTGATTTACGAGGTTTAAGTAAACGAGAAGCAGAAATTCAACTGAAAAATATGGGGTTACAGTTAGGTCGAGTGGATGAAGTTTTTTCTGACCAAAAAGTTAATACTGTAGTCGAGCAGAATCCTCGCCAGGGAACTCAAGTAATGAAAGGATATAGCGTGGATATTGTAATCAGTAAAGGGGAAGAAGAAAAGAAAGTTACGGTTCCTGATTTTCATGGCATGTCTATATCAGAGGCAGAAACTAAATTAAAAGCTTTAAATTTACAAAAAGGTAAGATTACTACGATTGAAAATTATAATGTATCGCCAGATAGTGTAGTTGAGCAAAGTATTGTGGCAGAAACGAGTATTGCTGAAGGTTCAACTATTGATTTCGTTGTAGCGAGAGGCGGAAAAAATAATAAATCAGAACAACAAGTTACTTTCGTTGTTCCTCAGGAGCCTAATGGAGCAAAATCCATCCAATTTGTTGTAACTGATAAATCTGGACGCAAAGTTGTTTATGAAAACACACATTATGCGAATGAAAAAATTAATAAAACAATTAATGCAAGCTCACCATATCGAGTACAAATTTATGTGAATGGGAATTTAGTTAAGGAAGAAAATTACTAA
- a CDS encoding Stp1/IreP family PP2C-type Ser/Thr phosphatase has product MLAYAKSDIGLSRKTNEDNFECGAFNLYIVADGMGGHLAGEVASSLVIKEIKNYINSHIHTYVEDYGELLKLSILYANDIIYNKSLADPLYKGMGTTVSAVWFIDNKIFWAHVGDSRIYLLKDGNLGQITKDHSLVNDLLEKGEIEKESIPTHPLRNMLTRAVGVNEDLEVDTGYMKVNQGNYVLLTTDGLTNLISDDELKDIILTNQCNLSKSLDIFIEKAIAAGGEDNITAILIGDF; this is encoded by the coding sequence TTGTTAGCATATGCAAAGTCAGATATTGGATTAAGCAGAAAAACCAATGAAGATAATTTTGAATGTGGTGCATTTAATTTATATATTGTTGCCGATGGAATGGGAGGGCATTTAGCTGGTGAAGTAGCTAGCAGCCTAGTCATTAAAGAAATAAAAAATTATATTAATAGCCATATTCATACATATGTTGAGGATTATGGAGAGTTATTGAAGTTATCCATATTGTATGCTAATGATATAATATATAATAAATCATTAGCGGATCCATTATATAAAGGAATGGGAACTACAGTCAGCGCTGTCTGGTTTATTGACAATAAAATTTTTTGGGCGCATGTAGGAGATAGCAGAATATATCTTTTAAAAGACGGCAATTTAGGACAGATTACTAAAGATCATTCCTTAGTAAATGACTTATTGGAAAAAGGAGAAATTGAAAAGGAATCAATACCGACTCATCCGTTGCGCAATATGTTAACACGTGCTGTTGGCGTAAATGAAGACTTAGAAGTCGATACGGGATATATGAAAGTTAATCAGGGTAATTATGTATTGTTAACTACCGATGGATTAACAAATCTTATTTCAGACGATGAATTGAAAGACATTATATTAACAAATCAATGTAATCTATCAAAAAGTTTGGATATATTTATTGAAAAAGCTATAGCAGCAGGTGGCGAGGATAATATTACAGCTATCTTAATTGGCGATTTTTAA
- a CDS encoding FHA domain-containing protein, whose protein sequence is MLFDKINDKLKSLLKNQEDDEYTQQRTRIFDKEELPLSIMERPSLAKTVFTILEGQDRGKVFIVEKYRINIGRMINNEVVLSDSSVSRLHAYIVHEDDKRIIYDAGSLNGILINDKSYAHCVLHNGDIIKLGNTVIKYEQVN, encoded by the coding sequence ATGCTTTTTGATAAGATAAATGATAAATTAAAGTCTTTATTAAAAAATCAAGAGGATGATGAATATACGCAGCAGCGAACTAGAATTTTTGATAAGGAAGAGTTGCCATTATCTATAATGGAACGACCCTCATTAGCAAAAACCGTTTTTACCATTTTAGAAGGTCAAGATAGAGGAAAAGTTTTTATTGTTGAAAAATATCGAATTAATATTGGTAGAATGATAAACAACGAGGTAGTGTTATCTGATAGTAGTGTTTCGCGCCTACATGCTTATATTGTGCATGAAGATGATAAACGAATTATTTACGATGCTGGAAGCTTAAATGGAATTCTAATAAACGATAAATCTTATGCCCATTGTGTTCTACATAATGGGGATATAATAAAATTGGGCAATACTGTTATAAAATATGAGCAAGTGAATTAA
- the rlmN gene encoding 23S rRNA (adenine(2503)-C(2))-methyltransferase RlmN produces MKKNIFGLYIDEVYELLKILEIEKYRVKQIFEWIYKRNVTDFKQMMNLPLKMREQLNEVFVIKTVNLVDKQISQDESTTKFLLAYHDGVAIETVLMKHNYGNSVCVSTQVGCNMGCTFCASTLHGMIRNLTGAEILAQIFFINKILNKEGQRVNSIVIMGSGEPLNNYDNVLNFIKLCHDKEILNLSYRNITLSTSGIVPNMYKLAEEKLPITLSVSLHAANDTIRTTLMPINKKYNIEQVILAASNYAKKTGRRITYEYILINDFNDSIEDAKKLVGLLKGKLANINLIPVNPVEERGWFRPEQRKISNFMNFLLENHISVTLRKEMGADIQAACGQLRNKSMDES; encoded by the coding sequence TTGAAAAAAAATATTTTTGGACTTTATATAGATGAAGTATATGAACTTCTAAAAATTTTAGAAATTGAAAAATATCGTGTAAAACAGATTTTTGAATGGATATATAAACGGAATGTTACAGATTTCAAACAAATGATGAATTTGCCACTAAAAATGCGCGAGCAATTAAATGAAGTCTTTGTTATCAAAACAGTTAATTTGGTGGATAAACAGATTTCACAAGATGAAAGCACAACAAAATTCTTATTAGCCTATCATGATGGAGTTGCGATAGAAACCGTTCTAATGAAGCATAATTATGGGAATAGTGTATGTGTTTCCACACAGGTTGGATGTAATATGGGATGCACTTTTTGTGCTTCTACTTTACATGGAATGATAAGAAACTTAACAGGTGCTGAAATATTAGCTCAAATCTTTTTTATTAATAAAATTTTAAATAAAGAAGGACAACGCGTTAATAGTATTGTAATTATGGGTTCGGGAGAACCTTTAAATAACTATGACAATGTGCTGAATTTTATTAAGCTTTGTCATGATAAAGAAATTTTAAATTTAAGCTACAGAAATATTACGCTTTCTACTTCAGGAATTGTTCCTAATATGTATAAATTAGCAGAAGAAAAACTCCCAATTACTTTGTCAGTTTCTCTTCACGCGGCGAATGATACGATAAGAACAACATTAATGCCAATAAATAAAAAATATAATATAGAACAGGTGATTTTAGCGGCTTCAAATTATGCAAAAAAAACAGGGCGAAGAATTACCTATGAATATATTTTAATTAATGATTTTAATGATTCAATAGAAGATGCTAAAAAATTAGTAGGTTTATTAAAAGGAAAACTAGCGAATATAAATCTTATTCCAGTAAATCCTGTTGAAGAAAGAGGCTGGTTTCGCCCTGAACAAAGGAAAATATCAAACTTTATGAATTTTTTACTAGAAAATCATATATCAGTTACGCTTAGAAAAGAAATGGGCGCAGATATTCAAGCCGCATGTGGGCAATTAAGAAATAAATCTATGGATGAATCTTAA
- the rsmB gene encoding 16S rRNA (cytosine(967)-C(5))-methyltransferase RsmB, with translation MNVRELALRVINDVNIKQAYANIVLNKLFSKHQINEQDRRFITELVYGTIKVGKTLDWILNRYMSRPLNKISPIIQDILRMGAYQILFMDKVPDSAACNQSVELAKKYGHIGTAKLVNAVLRNIIRHPEKATYPTPEEDIALYLSLKYYHPLWMVERWIEKIGKADTEKLCAFNNCPPDLSIRTNLLKITRAALIKRLHSEGAEAVPSLLTPEGILCKKHTTLTNMASLHEGLFQVQDESSMLVAHVLAPQEGEFIIDTCSAPGGKSTHIAALMKDTGKILSTDIYEQKLNIISENAKRLGISIIHTELIDAQQIGDKYPMQADRVLVDAPCSGLGVLRKKPDSRWRKTETLIKELAELQGEILSSAAKAVKPGGVLVYSTCTTEVEENNKVIEDFLASHENFILDDARKYVNLSQQNNKMIQLWPHIHNVDGFFIARMLKNK, from the coding sequence ATGAATGTTAGAGAACTAGCATTAAGAGTTATTAATGATGTTAATATAAAGCAAGCTTATGCTAATATTGTATTAAATAAACTTTTTTCCAAACATCAAATAAATGAACAGGATAGAAGGTTTATTACGGAATTAGTTTATGGAACAATAAAAGTTGGTAAAACTTTAGATTGGATTTTAAATAGATATATGAGTCGACCATTAAATAAAATCTCCCCGATTATTCAAGATATTTTGCGAATGGGCGCATATCAGATTTTATTTATGGATAAAGTCCCGGATTCAGCAGCTTGTAATCAGTCAGTAGAGCTAGCAAAAAAATATGGACATATTGGAACGGCAAAGTTGGTTAATGCAGTCTTAAGGAATATAATTCGCCATCCTGAGAAAGCAACATATCCAACGCCAGAAGAAGATATCGCGTTATATTTATCCTTAAAATACTATCATCCACTTTGGATGGTTGAAAGATGGATTGAAAAAATAGGAAAGGCTGATACTGAAAAGCTCTGTGCTTTTAATAATTGTCCACCAGATTTATCCATTCGAACAAATTTATTAAAGATAACAAGAGCAGCTTTAATAAAGCGTTTGCATAGTGAAGGTGCAGAAGCTGTTCCTTCTTTACTTACGCCGGAAGGAATTTTATGTAAAAAACATACAACGTTGACGAATATGGCTTCTCTACATGAAGGGCTATTTCAAGTACAAGATGAAAGCTCAATGTTAGTTGCCCATGTTCTTGCACCGCAAGAAGGCGAGTTTATCATTGACACATGTAGTGCTCCAGGAGGTAAGAGCACACATATCGCTGCCTTGATGAAAGATACAGGAAAAATTTTGTCGACCGATATTTATGAACAAAAATTAAATATCATTAGTGAAAATGCAAAGCGATTAGGCATCTCCATTATTCATACAGAATTAATTGATGCACAACAAATTGGTGATAAATATCCAATGCAAGCTGATCGTGTATTAGTAGATGCACCTTGCTCAGGTTTGGGCGTATTAAGAAAGAAACCTGATTCACGTTGGCGGAAAACAGAGACATTAATAAAAGAGTTGGCAGAATTACAAGGTGAAATCTTAAGCAGTGCAGCAAAAGCTGTTAAGCCGGGTGGTGTTTTAGTATATAGTACTTGCACAACAGAAGTTGAAGAGAATAATAAAGTTATCGAAGATTTTTTAGCTTCACATGAGAATTTTATTCTTGATGATGCAAGAAAGTATGTAAACTTATCTCAGCAAAACAATAAAATGATTCAGTTATGGCCACATATTCATAATGTTGATGGATTTTTTATTGCGAGAATGCTAAAAAATAAGTAG
- a CDS encoding DUF116 domain-containing protein: protein MINAINRPKKRLFIILISVSLLITSISTYGVWKISFLGLSNISEHLPVILGIILIALLFSIFFGFMGIVFSILGWPTIQCFHRQAWAAINILFPMAVIIGKVIDVNKEKIERSFIEVSNQIIRNRGIKIYAKNLLLVTPHCLQEETCPHKITRDVKNCKKCGRCQIGDLLKLSEKYGFSFAVVTGGTLARQIIKKVKPKAVLSIACERDLTSGIQDIYPLPVIGVLNQRPFGPCNNTRVNVNEVEKAIKEFLI, encoded by the coding sequence TTGATAAACGCGATAAATCGACCTAAAAAGAGATTATTTATCATATTAATTTCAGTTAGTTTATTAATCACTTCAATTTCCACCTATGGGGTTTGGAAAATAAGTTTTTTAGGCTTATCTAATATTAGTGAACATTTGCCAGTTATTTTAGGAATAATTTTAATTGCGCTTTTATTTTCGATTTTTTTTGGATTTATGGGGATTGTTTTTTCAATCCTAGGATGGCCAACAATCCAATGTTTTCATCGACAGGCATGGGCAGCAATAAATATTTTGTTTCCAATGGCTGTTATAATTGGGAAAGTGATAGATGTAAATAAAGAAAAGATTGAACGTTCTTTTATTGAAGTTAGCAATCAAATTATTCGAAACCGCGGTATTAAGATTTATGCTAAAAATTTATTATTAGTTACACCTCATTGTTTACAGGAGGAAACATGTCCACATAAAATTACGCGTGATGTGAAAAATTGTAAAAAATGTGGAAGATGTCAAATTGGCGACTTACTAAAATTATCTGAAAAATATGGCTTTTCTTTTGCTGTTGTAACTGGTGGTACTTTAGCAAGGCAAATAATAAAAAAAGTGAAACCTAAAGCAGTTTTATCTATTGCGTGTGAGCGTGATTTAACTAGTGGCATTCAAGATATATATCCATTACCGGTCATTGGGGTGTTGAATCAAAGACCCTTTGGTCCGTGTAACAATACAAGAGTTAATGTGAATGAAGTAGAAAAAGCAATTAAAGAATTTTTAATATAA
- the fmt gene encoding methionyl-tRNA formyltransferase has protein sequence MNKLKVIFMGTPDFAVPCLKALHKNHEILAVITQPDRRKGRGQKVIYSPVKEFASSVNLTVLQPEKIKTDEFEDLIESLQPDLIVVVAFGQILSKRILDIPVLGCINVHASLLPMLRGAAPIHWAVINGEKKTGVTTMFMDVGLDTGDMLLKKDVYIADEDDTGVIHDKLMILGAETLLETITLLQMNKLSRVKQDESKSTYAPLLTKKLEKITWDKDALQIHNLIRGLSPWPGSYCMNKEAVLKLWKSKVVNEEPHSYEPGTVIDFTKNGFIVAASEGMLEIMEVQPANKRRMHAKDYINGHGIRLNDVLK, from the coding sequence ATGAATAAGTTAAAAGTTATTTTTATGGGAACACCAGATTTTGCAGTACCTTGCTTAAAGGCTTTGCATAAAAATCATGAGATACTCGCAGTAATTACCCAGCCAGACCGTCGCAAAGGGCGTGGGCAAAAAGTTATTTATTCACCAGTAAAAGAATTTGCAAGCAGTGTAAATTTAACGGTTTTGCAACCTGAAAAGATTAAAACAGATGAGTTTGAAGATCTCATAGAGAGTTTACAACCAGATTTGATTGTAGTGGTTGCTTTTGGACAGATTTTATCAAAAAGAATTTTGGATATACCTGTTTTAGGTTGTATTAATGTTCATGCGTCATTACTACCGATGTTACGTGGTGCAGCTCCGATTCATTGGGCTGTAATTAATGGGGAGAAGAAAACCGGTGTAACAACTATGTTTATGGATGTTGGTCTTGATACAGGGGATATGTTATTAAAGAAAGACGTATACATCGCTGATGAAGATGACACTGGGGTTATTCATGATAAATTAATGATTTTAGGTGCGGAAACTTTATTAGAAACGATAACGTTATTGCAGATGAATAAGCTTTCCAGAGTAAAACAAGATGAAAGTAAATCTACATATGCACCGCTCTTAACAAAAAAATTAGAAAAAATAACCTGGGATAAAGATGCTTTACAAATACATAATTTAATTCGTGGCTTATCGCCTTGGCCCGGAAGCTATTGTATGAACAAAGAGGCTGTTTTGAAATTATGGAAAAGTAAAGTTGTTAATGAAGAACCTCATAGCTATGAGCCTGGAACGGTTATTGATTTCACTAAAAATGGTTTTATTGTAGCGGCGAGTGAAGGCATGCTTGAAATTATGGAAGTTCAGCCGGCGAATAAACGTCGAATGCATGCAAAAGACTATATAAATGGTCATGGGATTAGGCTAAATGATGTTTTAAAATAA
- the def gene encoding peptide deformylase yields MAILEVKKAGDSILKRVCSPVEKIDKTVKRLLDNMAETMYHENGVGLAAPQVGEGVRVVVIDVGEGIIELINPIIIEKEGKKIDTEGCLSIPNIFGEVERYDKVVVEALNRRGKKVRIEATGLLSTAMQHEIDHLEGILFIDKAKSISRGKQ; encoded by the coding sequence GTGGCTATTTTAGAAGTAAAAAAAGCTGGAGATAGTATATTAAAAAGGGTATGTAGCCCTGTAGAAAAAATAGATAAAACAGTAAAAAGATTGTTAGATAATATGGCAGAAACAATGTATCATGAAAATGGTGTGGGCTTAGCTGCTCCTCAAGTTGGAGAAGGGGTAAGAGTCGTTGTTATTGATGTTGGAGAAGGCATTATAGAGTTAATTAACCCCATCATTATTGAAAAAGAAGGAAAAAAAATTGATACAGAAGGTTGTTTAAGCATTCCTAATATTTTTGGTGAAGTAGAACGATACGATAAAGTCGTAGTAGAAGCTTTAAATCGTCGCGGGAAAAAAGTGCGAATTGAGGCAACTGGATTATTATCAACTGCAATGCAACATGAAATTGATCATCTAGAGGGTATACTGTTTATAGATAAAGCAAAAAGTATTTCAAGAGGTAAGCAATAA